The nucleotide sequence CTTGATAAACTCGGGGCGATTTTTTGCCGCTAAAAAGAAAAGGAGGCAAACCTATGGATAGAAATATATTAAAGAACATCAGCGGCTTGTCTTGTTTGGAGTGAGCGCTACGGCTATTTCGGCGTTTCCGGCCTGATTTGGATTGTCTGCGCCGTGATACTACCATCGTCATTCTTTTTCCCGCTGACCGTGACTGTCTTACCGATTTCCAAGTCGCTCGTCGCGCCACTCACAAATTTGTTAACCTCCGTGCTTTCCCCGAAAAAAATAATTTTAGAACCGCCGTCAGAAAGTTTGACGGTAATACTTTTATCGTCTTTGGAAATGATTTCTCCGGCGATAAATCCTCCGCCCGCTTTCAGGTCTTTCCCCTCTCCCCCGCCAAACCCCAATTGTCCGGAAGGAGCTTGCCGCCCCGCTGATGGCCAATCGGCAAAATTCACATCGCCTCTCCCGAATTTTTTATGTTGGCCGTACTTCAGGCCGGCATAGAATGCCCCGCCGCCGGCGACGATAGCCACGATGAGAATGACTAACAATGTTTTCTTCATATATTTAATTAGTTTTGAATTTTTTACTTATTATTCAAATCTCAACGCTTGGATGGGGTTTAGCCCCGCCGCCCGCCGCGCCGGATAGTAGCCGAAAATAATGCCGATGGCCGCCGACACGCCAAAAGCCAAAATAATTGAAAGTGAAGATACTTCGGTGGTAGTGCCAAACTTGGAAATTATAAAAGAAGCCAGCCAGCCGATAAAAATTCCAACCAACCCGCCGATGAAAGTAAGCATCACCGCTTCAGCCAAAAATTGCCGGCCAATATCTTTCTTTTTGGCTCCAATCGCTTTGCGCAAACCGATTTCGCGCGTTCTTTCAGTGACAGTGGTTAGCATCATATTCATAATGCCGATACCGCCGACCACCAGAGAAATGCCGGCGATTGACCCGAGTAAAATCGTTAAAGTATTGGTAATGGAAGAAGCGCTGGAAATTATATCTGATTGGTTCATGGTGGAAAAATCAGCGCTCTGCGCGTCGGCAATGTTATGACGAAGCAATAACAACGAGGTAATTTCTTCCTGCGTCACTGACATGGAACTTTGGTCAACGGCTTCCACGTTGATAGTGGTGAGATATTCATTGCCCGCCAAAAACCGTTGGGCCGTGGACAGAGGAATAAAAATCCGGTCGTCCTGGTTGGAAAATCCCGTACCGCCCTTGGAAACCGTCAGGCCGATAACCTTAAACTCCGCGCCCTTAATACGAATCGTCTGCCCGACAGGATTGACATCTTCGCCAAACAGGTCGTCTCTGACTGTCGGACCCAAAACGGCCACTTTGGAAGTGTTACTCACGTTTTGGTCGGAAATAAAAACACCCTCTCCGACTTCCAGATTCTTGACGGCGGGATAAGCCGCGGTGGTGCCGATAACCTGCGTATTGGTATTTGAGCCTTTGGCTGTCACTTGATAACGACCCGCCACCTCCGACGCAACGGCCTGCACGGTGTTAATCTCATCGGCAATCGCTTCGGCATCGGCCAGCGTTAACGATTGCGCCGCCCCCCACCCTGACCTGACTTGAGAACCAACTGTCCTTTGCATGCCCGGAGTCACCATAATTAAATTGGAACCCAGCGCCTGGATGCTGGATTCAATAGTGCCGGTCGCTCCCTGCCCCACGGAAATCATTGCTATTACCGAACCGATACCAATGACAATACCTAAAATCGTGAGTCCGGAACGGGCTTTATTCATGAGCAAGGCCGAAAATGTTTCTTTAAATAGATCCGCTGAAAGCATAAAATTTTCTATTCTTTGATTTGCTGGGTTATTTTGTCTTTGGTCCAGGAACTGACGCTATCATCAACAATTTCTCCGTCTTTAATGGCGATTACTCTTCGGGCATGTTCGGCTATATACTTTTCATGAGTGATAAGAATAATGGTGCGGCCCTGTTTGTTTAAATCCTGAAAGGTCTCCAAAACAATCTCGCCGGTTTTGCTGTCTAGATTACCAGTAGGTTCGTCGGCAAATATAATCTTGGGATTATTAATAAGCGCGCGCGCAATCGCCACTCTCTGCATTTGCCCGCCGGAAAGCTGATTGGAGAGATGGTAAAAATGCGACTCGTCAAGTCCGGCGTTCTTAAGCGCCTCCTTGGCTTTTTTTTCTCTCTCCTCCAGCGGCACTTCCATATAGATTAACGGCAAAATTACGTTTTTAAGAACCGTGGCTCGCGGCAAAAGATTAAATGACTGAAAAACGAAACCGATTTTGTTTTTTCTGATATCCGCCAGCTCGTCATCGGATAATTTTGACACGTCCTGGCCGTCTAAAAAATATTCGCCGCTTGTCGGCGTATCCAAACAGCCCAAGATATGCATCAGGGTTGACTTGCCCGAACCGGACGGCCCGACAATGGCCGTAAATTCGCCATCCTGAATCGTCAGAGAAACCTCTTTAAGCACTGTCGTTTCCAATTCTCCGGCTTTATATATTTTTGTGATATTTTTACATTCAATCATATAGTTCGAATTATCTCATGCCCGGCCCGCCGCCGGATATGCCAAAAACGGAAGCGTTCGTTTTATTCCCGCCGGAAGAAGTTGTTGACGTTGAATTTTTTTGAATAGTTCTGACGATGATGATATCGCCCTCGGACAGGCCGCTTAAAACTTCGGTATATTCATCATTGGAAATTCCCGCTTCTATCTGCCGGCGCTCCGGAGAATTCTTTAAAATAATTCCGCCGGAAACGGCCGCGGCCGTGACGTCGGTTTCCGCCGCGCCGGGCGCCTCCACATAACTTACGTCGTTCTGCTGTTTGACCGCCGCGTTAGGCACGGACAAAGTATCCAGCTTGACCTCCGTAACGATGGAGGCGGAAACGCTCATGCCGGGCTTAACCCGTTCGTCCTGCGTATCAAAAACTATTTTAACGTTATAAGTCACCACACCTTGGCTGACCGTGCCGATGGCGTCAATTTCCGCCACCTCTCCGGCAATACTCAACTCTTCTACGGCGTCAAAAGTGAGTGTCGCTTTCTGGCCGGTTTTCACTTTGGCGGCATCCACTTCATTCAAAGAAATTTCGGCGATTTTCTGCTTGGTAATCAGCGTTCCCAAAACGGTTGCGGAAGAAACCGTGTCGCCCTTTTTGGCATCCACCGCTACCATCACGCCGTCAAAAGGAGCGCGCACGTAATAATCCGCGTATTTTTCCTTGGCATCCAACAACGCGTTCTCTTTCTGCTTGATGGTTAATTCCGATGATTTAATATCAAGTTCGTCAGCTCCGGCTTTGAGGTCGGCCAGCGAGCCGGTTTTTTCGGCAATGGTTCTGTCGGCGTTAATAATAGTTTCTTTATCAGTTTGTATCGTCCGTTCTATGGCCAGAAGATTGGAAAGATGGTTATTCGTCTGCCCCGTATAAGTGTTTAAATCTGATAAATAAGTGGTGGCCAGCGTTTCGGGCGTAAAATTATGTTCAATCAGCTGGTCGGCATAAAATTGGATGAGATTATTGGCGTCCTTGACGGCTTCCGCGATATTCTTGGTGGTTTCGTAAGTTTCATCAATCAATGATTCAATCACGTCGTCAGTTGAAAATCGGCTGGTGGCTTTGTAATCATTAAAATTTTCATCGTAAGCCGTCCGGGCGGTTTCATACGATTCTTTGGCGCTGTTTTTGTAGATTAAAACCTTGCCGTCATAACCCTCCACTCTGTCGGAAAAATAATCTAAATTATCCTGATTCTTGTTAAAAGTGTTGCCGAATAAAATATCGTTGAGACCGGACATCACTGTTGGCAAATCCAGAAAAACATTGGCGACATCGTTGAAACCGTCCTCATACGCTTTGACAAGGTCATCATCCGCTTTTTGTTTGGATTCTTTGGCTTGAGCTAAAGAATTTTCGGCCTGAAGAATTGACAGTTCGTCCGCCGGCTTCTTTAATTTTTCCAATGACAACTTCGCCGATTCCAGCGCGGATTCGGCGTCGCGAACCGATTTTTGCGCTTCCTTGGAATCTAACTGTCCGATCAGCGTGCCAGTTTTCACTTCCTCGCCCGTTTTCACTCCGACATAAACAAGGTCGCCGGAGATTTTCGGCGTAATGTCTATTTGATTGGATGCCGAGATTTGTCCGCTACCGAAAACGGAAGTGATAAGCGTTCCCTTGGTCACGGCTGCCAAAACATAGCGGACTTCGGCCGTGTCGCCCCAGTACGCTTTATATCCGAAATAACCGCCGACCGCGGCCAGCGCGACAATCAGGACGATGATAATTTTTCGCTTGGCTAAAAACATAAAAAATTTCTGCGTTATTGAAAATAATTATTTCTTATTGGGAAAAATATCCAACGGGCGTTCCGCCGGCGGCGTGGGCATAATTCTGATGAGCTTGGCCGCTATCTGCCCGGTGTCATTCGGCTCGCCGATGGCCACCAAAAAATCATTAATTTTAAGTTCGGCCGGCTGGATGGTTTCCTTTAAACTTTTTATCACCGTCTCACCGTTAATTAAAATTATTTTTTCAACGTCTCCGCGCCCCTTGATGACCAGCGTGGCTATTCGCTCCGGCTCTGTCCCCGCGTCAATTTTTATAATTTGCCCGAAGGTGCCATTGGCTTCGATAAAATCCTTGTCGCTCCAACCCATGCCAAACCCGCCCCGCGGGCCGCCGAAATTCTGGTGATAATTATCGCTCCAGCGGCAGAAAAAATCCGCTTTTCTGAAACCCACCATGGTGCCGGCTTTAAAAGCGGCCAGCAGAATTAACAGCGCCAGAATCGCGAAAAAAGAATACTGAAATGCCTTGGATTGGAAAAATTTATTGATATCCATAAAAATTTAATTATGAATTAATTGTTTTAAGACAAAAATGAATTTTAAATTTTTTACCGACAATTTGAGCAACTCCAAAAAAACCAACACTACCGCCAATAGTAAAATCAAGCTCATCGCCGGCAGAGTTTCCAAAAGGGACAAGGCAAAGTTCTGCCAATAAGCGGCGACAATGCCGGTATCGGAAATAATCAAGGATAAAAATTTTATAAACCCCGATTCCGCAAACCCCGCGTAAACCATTTTAAAAACCGGGACCAAAGCCACTATTGACCCCAAAAGGCCAACGGAGAAAAGGGCTAAGCGGCGTTTGACGGCCGCTAATTTACGCTCCTCCTCAAGGCGGAGCAGCGTTCTTTGGAAAAGCCCGGCCGGCGGTTCCGGAGACGGGAGGCGGGTGAATAATTTTTCGTAATTTTCGTTCATAAAATCTGGGTTATTATTAATACGAATTAAAAACGCCTTTTGGTGCGTTTCTTAAAAATGGTCTGTTTTTATAGAGTTATTCAACGGTTTCCGTAAGAATTTTTTTGAGCGCCAACAACGCGCGGCGCTGGCGGCTTTTGACCGTGTTTAAGGGCTCGCCGAGTACGGCAGCGATTTCACGAAAGTTAAAACCATCTTTGTAATACAAAAATAAAACCGCACGATATTTGGCCGGCAGCTTGTCCATGGCGCGGGCTAGCATCTGCTCTATATCCGCCCGTTCTAAAATTTCATCGGGCAAAGGAGCGGGGTCAACCAGTGTGTCTAAAATAGAGTTGCTATCGGCTTCGTCAGAGAGTTCGGAAAACAGCAGGGCTTTTTTCTTTTTTAAAAAATCTATGGCCGTATTTTTGGCAATGCTGAAAATCCAGGTTTTAAAACTTTTCCGTTGGTCAAATTTTTTAATATGTTTCCACGCTTTGACAAAAACATCCTGGGTAATGTCTTCCGCGTCCGAAGCAGTGCCGGCGTAATAATAAACAAAGCCGTAAATCGGCTTTAGATATCGCTGAATTAAAACTTCCAGCGATTTCTCATCGCCCTTGAGATACTGGCTGACAAGTTTTTCGTCGCTAATTTCCAGCATACCCAGTAGTATAGCATATTATACCAAAAATCGTCCTGAGTTTATCGAGGGACGATTTTTTGAAATGGAAAATTAAATTATTACTATTCTGTGGTCTGACCGTCAAACTCGGGCGAACTGGCCACGGCCTCTTCTTTGGTGGCGCGAACCACACCATCTTGATGATGCGCCGGGGAATAAATGGTGTAAAGTTTTAACGGCGCGGTAGCGGAAACATTAATGATGTTATGTTCGGCGCCGGCGGGGATAACCACCGCGTCGCCATCCGTGACGTCATATTCATTGCCGTCAATCATTACCTTGCCCTGACCGGATTCAAAACGAAAAAACTGGTCATTGTCGGAATGGATTTCCATGCCAATCTCTTCGTTGGGGGCAAGAGACATTAAAACCAATTGGCTGTGCGGGCCGGTATAAAGCACCCGGCGGAAATTTTCATTGGCCACGGTTAATTTCTCAATGTTGTCTTTGAAACCTTTTTTCATAAGCGTGTTGTTAATTGGTTAATTTTTGTTATTTAAAAAACACTCATAGGGTTTGCTTTTGCAAAATTTATTTTTGCTTTAACGAAGAATCCAAAAAAACAATCTTCCTTAAAATACGTTTGGGATTCCGCTTTATCTCGTGCTCCCAAAATCTCAACACTTTCCACTCGTCTCGGATAAGTTGTTTCTTGACCTTTTTGTCTCTTTCCTGATTAGCGGCAATTTTTGTTTTCCAAAACTTTGCATTGGTCTGCGGATAAGTCCGACATTTGGGGCAACCGTGCCAAAAACAGCCGTCAACAAAAACTGCTACTTTATTTTTTGGAAAGATAAAATCCGGAGTTCCAAAAATATGTCGGCCTCGACGACGCCAACCCCTAATTTTATTTGCACGAAAAAGCGTTATCAGGGCGAGTTCGGTACTTTTATTGTTCCGGCCCCTGATAGCTGCCATATTTTTTGATCTTTGTGCTTTCGTGTGAACATCTACCATTTTTACCCGGTTGATTTTCTACCTTTGCGCGAACATTCTGCCGAGCAAAACCTGCTAGTTGTCTGATAACCATTTTTGCGCGGATGATAAGCTATTCCGCAAACATCACATATTTTAGTTATGCTCAAATCACGAACTTCCTTTGCTGTTTTCTTTTTAGCGGTCATAACTATCTTTTGAAAATATTATCTCTGTGGTAATTAAGATATAAACACCTTTTGTCACTGGGCGGAATATTATATTTTCTTCCTTTTGCGAGATGAAGTTTTTTAAGGTTCAGGGGTGATATGTATGGCGAGAGAAGAATTGTTCCATCGTCTTCAAACGAAATAAATCCCTGATCAAACAACCGATCATATGTTGGTGTAAGTGCGAGTCCGTTATTATGGTCTATTTTCTCCGTCTCACTTGATACGCTCCATGGTTTTATGTGGCTTGCAATTAAAATCCTTTCATCGTTAACTCTCGTTATTATACATTCTGACGATTCTTCCATCAATTTTTGTCGGTAAGCGCCTTGTCCGATTCTTGCATCTCTTAATTGTTCCTTTTTCTCCTCTGTCAATTTTGGGTCTTGCTCAATGGCTTTTTCAACTTCCTCAACCTTAGCGGGATGATAGTAAGGGTTAAAATTATAGCTTAATGCCGGTCTAAAAAAGAATTTTATATTTCCTTTGGCATCTTTTAATTTTAAAATTGAGATATAAGAAATAATCGGAAGCGCGATATTTCTGAAAAAATCAAAAACATTGTCATCTGATTTAATGTAAAACCGTGATCTATCTTGCGGTACGGCATGGCTTATACTGAACTCTTCGTAATCAGAAAGCTCTTGTAATTTTTGGTGATATTCTTCCCATTTGCCGGAAATATCCTGCCTATATTTTTGTTCCTGTTGTTCGTACTCAAATTTGGCGTCTCCTAAATAATCCTCAAAATCTTTTTTCAGAAAAAATCCTTTTCCACTAAAGTCGCCAAAAAAATCACCGAAATCTTTTTTCTTCTGAGCACCGACATACAATTTTGCCTCTCCGTGTCCTGTTGTACCTTGGAGTTTATTGCTTTTAACAAAAGAATCAGCCAGCGGAATATTATCCACTTCATCGAGCAATTCAAGCTGTTCTCCCTTAATTTCTATGTAGTTTTCTTCGTTATTATTTGGCATATTACAAATTTATTTTTGTTGAGCTAACACCCATATTCTGTAAAATAGCCATGAGTACATTAACGACAATGCTGTTGCCCGCCTGTTTATACATTTGAGTATCACTTACAACTATGTTGAAACTATCATCAAAACCCATTAACCGCAAACATTCGCGCGGAGATAATTTTCTTATTCTTCCGCTACGCGTAATATAGTTATCCACTCCGGCACGATGCATTTTTGCCATTGTCGCAAGCAACGGGCGGGCAACAGCAAGGTCAGTCTCGGGTTTACTGTAAAAATTTTTTGTTCCGCTTGCCAAAACATATTTAGCAACTTTATCCGAAAGAAAATATTTTTCATCTACTCGCCCTGCCGGTTCAAAAACAAAATCTCCGTGCCAATTGAATTGCTGATTTGCTTTTTGGCAAAGCGCAACCTGTCCGTTAATTTGGGTATATTTCTTGTCTAGATTTTTCTGACTGGTTACAAATTTTATTCCTTTTTCAGGAAGATAATATTTATTCTCCGCTGTATCATCAAGTAAATCATGCATTGTGATTTTTAATT is from Patescibacteria group bacterium and encodes:
- a CDS encoding DUF5666 domain-containing protein translates to MKKTLLVILIVAIVAGGGAFYAGLKYGQHKKFGRGDVNFADWPSAGRQAPSGQLGFGGGEGKDLKAGGGFIAGEIISKDDKSITVKLSDGGSKIIFFGESTEVNKFVSGATSDLEIGKTVTVSGKKNDDGSITAQTIQIRPETPK
- a CDS encoding ABC transporter permease, whose product is MLSADLFKETFSALLMNKARSGLTILGIVIGIGSVIAMISVGQGATGTIESSIQALGSNLIMVTPGMQRTVGSQVRSGWGAAQSLTLADAEAIADEINTVQAVASEVAGRYQVTAKGSNTNTQVIGTTAAYPAVKNLEVGEGVFISDQNVSNTSKVAVLGPTVRDDLFGEDVNPVGQTIRIKGAEFKVIGLTVSKGGTGFSNQDDRIFIPLSTAQRFLAGNEYLTTINVEAVDQSSMSVTQEEITSLLLLRHNIADAQSADFSTMNQSDIISSASSITNTLTILLGSIAGISLVVGGIGIMNMMLTTVTERTREIGLRKAIGAKKKDIGRQFLAEAVMLTFIGGLVGIFIGWLASFIISKFGTTTEVSSLSIILAFGVSAAIGIIFGYYPARRAAGLNPIQALRFE
- a CDS encoding ABC transporter ATP-binding protein, with product MIECKNITKIYKAGELETTVLKEVSLTIQDGEFTAIVGPSGSGKSTLMHILGCLDTPTSGEYFLDGQDVSKLSDDELADIRKNKIGFVFQSFNLLPRATVLKNVILPLIYMEVPLEEREKKAKEALKNAGLDESHFYHLSNQLSGGQMQRVAIARALINNPKIIFADEPTGNLDSKTGEIVLETFQDLNKQGRTIILITHEKYIAEHARRVIAIKDGEIVDDSVSSWTKDKITQQIKE
- a CDS encoding efflux RND transporter periplasmic adaptor subunit — encoded protein: MFLAKRKIIIVLIVALAAVGGYFGYKAYWGDTAEVRYVLAAVTKGTLITSVFGSGQISASNQIDITPKISGDLVYVGVKTGEEVKTGTLIGQLDSKEAQKSVRDAESALESAKLSLEKLKKPADELSILQAENSLAQAKESKQKADDDLVKAYEDGFNDVANVFLDLPTVMSGLNDILFGNTFNKNQDNLDYFSDRVEGYDGKVLIYKNSAKESYETARTAYDENFNDYKATSRFSTDDVIESLIDETYETTKNIAEAVKDANNLIQFYADQLIEHNFTPETLATTYLSDLNTYTGQTNNHLSNLLAIERTIQTDKETIINADRTIAEKTGSLADLKAGADELDIKSSELTIKQKENALLDAKEKYADYYVRAPFDGVMVAVDAKKGDTVSSATVLGTLITKQKIAEISLNEVDAAKVKTGQKATLTFDAVEELSIAGEVAEIDAIGTVSQGVVTYNVKIVFDTQDERVKPGMSVSASIVTEVKLDTLSVPNAAVKQQNDVSYVEAPGAAETDVTAAAVSGGIILKNSPERRQIEAGISNDEYTEVLSGLSEGDIIIVRTIQKNSTSTTSSGGNKTNASVFGISGGGPGMR
- a CDS encoding RNA polymerase sigma factor, which encodes MLEISDEKLVSQYLKGDEKSLEVLIQRYLKPIYGFVYYYAGTASDAEDITQDVFVKAWKHIKKFDQRKSFKTWIFSIAKNTAIDFLKKKKALLFSELSDEADSNSILDTLVDPAPLPDEILERADIEQMLARAMDKLPAKYRAVLFLYYKDGFNFREIAAVLGEPLNTVKSRQRRALLALKKILTETVE
- a CDS encoding cupin domain-containing protein — its product is MKKGFKDNIEKLTVANENFRRVLYTGPHSQLVLMSLAPNEEIGMEIHSDNDQFFRFESGQGKVMIDGNEYDVTDGDAVVIPAGAEHNIINVSATAPLKLYTIYSPAHHQDGVVRATKEEAVASSPEFDGQTTE
- a CDS encoding very short patch repair endonuclease, translating into MVDVHTKAQRSKNMAAIRGRNNKSTELALITLFRANKIRGWRRRGRHIFGTPDFIFPKNKVAVFVDGCFWHGCPKCRTYPQTNAKFWKTKIAANQERDKKVKKQLIRDEWKVLRFWEHEIKRNPKRILRKIVFLDSSLKQK
- a CDS encoding HNH endonuclease, with the protein product MPNNNEENYIEIKGEQLELLDEVDNIPLADSFVKSNKLQGTTGHGEAKLYVGAQKKKDFGDFFGDFSGKGFFLKKDFEDYLGDAKFEYEQQEQKYRQDISGKWEEYHQKLQELSDYEEFSISHAVPQDRSRFYIKSDDNVFDFFRNIALPIISYISILKLKDAKGNIKFFFRPALSYNFNPYYHPAKVEEVEKAIEQDPKLTEEKKEQLRDARIGQGAYRQKLMEESSECIITRVNDERILIASHIKPWSVSSETEKIDHNNGLALTPTYDRLFDQGFISFEDDGTILLSPYISPLNLKKLHLAKGRKYNIPPSDKRCLYLNYHRDNIFKR
- the dcm gene encoding DNA (cytosine-5-)-methyltransferase, giving the protein MLKLATAFSGIGAIEHALKRMRVKHKLVFACDNDPHVKESFFANYDVDDSCWFDLVQNIDGKKFKGKVDLLVGGTPCQSFSMVGKRRGFKDARGTLFYEFARLVNEIKPKAFIFENVKGLLSHDSGKTWEVIQNTFKKLGYSYFPKVLNAKDYGIPQNRERLFVVGFRNKKKFKFPDPVELKITMHDLLDDTAENKYYLPEKGIKFVTSQKNLDKKYTQINGQVALCQKANQQFNWHGDFVFEPAGRVDEKYFLSDKVAKYVLASGTKNFYSKPETDLAVARPLLATMAKMHRAGVDNYITRSGRIRKLSPRECLRLMGFDDSFNIVVSDTQMYKQAGNSIVVNVLMAILQNMGVSSTKINL